TGATGGCTGTCTTTCGGGCCCTGACCTTATGATGAGGGCCCTCCTATCTGAGGCTTTATTTTAAAGTCTATTGGCTTTTCAAGACGCCAAACCTTACAGAAGGAGCACTTCTCACCTAAAGCTGGCATTCCACATACTTTGCACTCCTTGAGTTCTACTTCTTCAATTTCCTGCTCAAAGAGGTATCTTTTCCTTAGGTAGCCTTTCACGAAGTTTATTTTTGTCCCTGGTCTTTTTTCTTCCATTTGGTTCAGAACTTCTTTATAGCCCAAAGTGGTTGCTCCTCTCGCATGTGGGCATTCTTCAATCATGTACTCTATGCCAACTGCTAAGGCATATGCAACAACTTCCCTCTCTGTAACCTCATAAAGGGGCTTAACTTTCTTCACAAATTTGCCTTCCCCGGGTAATAAAGGGCCTTGCTTGGCCAAATACTGGGTATTCCAGTTCATCATGTTGCTGAAAATGAACGATGCCTCGTCATCTAAGTTGTGTCCTGTAACGATAACATCAAAGCCATTATCATAAGCAAATTTGTTGAAGATGTACCTTTTGGTTATTCCACAGTAGGAGCACGTGGGGCGGGAAGTTTTGAGCTCACCAATTCCAGCTCCTAATAGTTCTTTAACTCTAACTATATGGAGAGGAGCGTTTATCATCTCGCACTGCTTT
This DNA window, taken from Thermococcus sp. M39, encodes the following:
- a CDS encoding TIGR00269 family protein translates to MRCKFCEKKAYIKLHYPKMYLCREHFIEYFERKVKRTIEKYKLLRKDERTLVVVSGGKDSAVASYVLKKLGYDIECLHINLGIGEYSAKSEEYVKKQCEMINAPLHIVRVKELLGAGIGELKTSRPTCSYCGITKRYIFNKFAYDNGFDVIVTGHNLDDEASFIFSNMMNWNTQYLAKQGPLLPGEGKFVKKVKPLYEVTEREVVAYALAVGIEYMIEECPHARGATTLGYKEVLNQMEEKRPGTKINFVKGYLRKRYLFEQEIEEVELKECKVCGMPALGEKCSFCKVWRLEKPIDFKIKPQIGGPSS